The Streptomyces phaeolivaceus genome has a window encoding:
- a CDS encoding tyrosine-type recombinase/integrase: protein MHTADADEADNDPETTVLLHRTTLGGSPTDPVPFDGDSVLQRVGANDGRPFILGPDGSYDLHLNRFLRDLENWGVRSENSRIAYSTDVMLYCRFLHESRGGKSIWDSDGADLRAYKAVRLHASGPGSVSVATWNRSIATLDKWVQWSLYEELLSAEPFRYVDKTVVSPQGPKRVRVNAAAEPEVPRQPIRFLSHEDFMLWRDIGLRGLLPDGSPDPAWRGRNGERNALFADLLICTGMRLGEATSLLTAELPPVTGRRVLGDITVSAAVAKRNRARTVYVRPRVARDLHHYVVIERDELMQRRRVEGVYEACADRLPVRRANRHALALESGTSWSYSRIGTADRARLLQVDSHGRASGPLWLWLGENGLPLRGSTWQSVFRRANERCSALGLDFDVHPHTLRHSFAVHMLGLLLRQTVRALGMREDRRFTHAEVKRLLIGNPLRRLQLLLGHRHEATVYTYLDVLDEAQEIVLAALDDWDEQAAAFEQVRPETEESR from the coding sequence TTGCACACGGCAGACGCGGATGAAGCTGACAATGATCCCGAGACGACGGTGCTGCTGCATCGGACGACCCTCGGCGGATCACCCACTGACCCAGTTCCCTTCGACGGAGACTCCGTACTTCAGCGAGTCGGCGCCAACGACGGCAGGCCCTTCATCCTCGGCCCCGACGGCAGCTACGATCTCCACCTGAACCGCTTCCTGCGCGACCTGGAGAACTGGGGTGTGCGGTCGGAGAACAGTCGGATCGCCTACAGCACTGACGTCATGCTCTACTGCCGGTTTCTCCACGAGTCCCGGGGCGGCAAATCCATCTGGGACTCGGACGGCGCGGACCTGCGCGCGTACAAGGCCGTAAGGCTGCACGCCAGCGGACCCGGCAGCGTGTCGGTGGCGACCTGGAACCGCTCGATCGCCACCCTCGACAAGTGGGTGCAGTGGTCGCTTTACGAGGAACTGCTGTCGGCCGAGCCGTTCCGGTACGTCGACAAGACCGTGGTGTCGCCGCAGGGGCCGAAGCGGGTTCGGGTCAACGCCGCCGCTGAGCCCGAGGTGCCCCGGCAGCCGATCAGGTTCCTGTCGCACGAGGACTTCATGCTCTGGCGGGACATCGGCCTGCGGGGGCTGCTACCGGACGGCTCCCCCGATCCCGCCTGGCGGGGACGCAACGGCGAACGCAACGCCCTCTTCGCCGACTTGCTGATCTGTACCGGCATGCGCCTGGGCGAAGCCACGAGCCTGCTGACGGCGGAACTGCCGCCGGTCACCGGAAGACGTGTGCTCGGCGACATCACTGTCTCGGCCGCCGTGGCCAAGCGCAACAGGGCACGGACGGTGTATGTCCGCCCCCGGGTCGCCCGCGACCTGCACCACTACGTCGTCATCGAGAGGGACGAGCTCATGCAGCGGCGGCGCGTCGAGGGGGTGTACGAGGCGTGCGCGGATCGGCTTCCGGTGCGCCGGGCGAACCGGCACGCCCTGGCGCTCGAGTCCGGCACAAGCTGGTCGTACTCGCGGATCGGCACGGCGGACCGGGCACGGCTCCTGCAGGTCGACAGCCACGGCCGCGCGAGCGGACCCCTGTGGCTGTGGCTGGGGGAGAACGGGCTGCCGTTGCGCGGCAGCACCTGGCAGTCGGTGTTCCGGAGGGCGAACGAGCGGTGCTCAGCTCTCGGCCTTGACTTCGATGTCCACCCGCACACCCTGCGGCATTCCTTCGCCGTCCACATGCTGGGGCTTCTGCTGCGGCAGACCGTCCGGGCGCTCGGCATGCGGGAGGACCGGCGGTTCACGCACGCCGAGGTGAAGCGCCTGCTCATCGGCAACCCCCTGCGCAGGCTCCAGTTGCTGCTCGGCCACCGTCACGAGGCGACGGTCTACACCTACCTGGACGTGCTGGACGAGGCCCAGGAGATCGTCCTTGCGGCTCTCGACGACTGGGACGAACAGGCCGCCGCCTTCGAACAGGTCCGCCCGGAAACGGAGGAGTCCCGGTGA
- a CDS encoding N-6 DNA methylase, whose translation MQGNGTEVTAADIARLAGVGRAAVSNWRRRHADFPKPVGGTETSPAFALGEVEEWLRGQGKLAEVPLKERVWQQVAGHPEGPVTALVHAGCALLHLHDRPLVWLELSAATDDEGLSRTLPEALGAVLAPRFGPAHEPAVPRFTAAELLPSIPLLRAATELAADLGAKQTFEFLLARHLDANPRQYTLTPGELAELMAELAGPARSVLDPACGTGALLRAVATRPGQELYGQDSSRELAALTALRLALRSTSTIRTAPGDSLRADAHAHLRAEAVLCHPPFNERNWGHDELAYDPRWEYGFPARTESELAWVQHALARLEDGGTAVLLMPPAAASRRSGRRIRADLLRRGALRAVIALPVGAAPPYNIPLLLWVLRRPGKASVPPELLLVDSGRLMPEGRSGFDWAAVRAAVLDAWRPFDRTGRVTERPGLSRSLPVIELLDDDVDLAPARHLPPPAAGGGADELAAVRERLGETLRLTADLTPPLTQEEQPARWPLTTVGELARGGALVLRTGGTGPHARVLTDHDVLSGTAPSGTLPETGEPPVFVEQGDVVVPVLGGGGVARVIDEETAGAALGRNLTLLRPDGDALDAWFVAGFLRGTANSRQASSYASTATRLDVRRLQLPRLPLDQQRRYGERFRALAAFEDALRQAGRLGERLVRGMYDGLTDGSVAPD comes from the coding sequence GTGCAGGGGAACGGGACAGAGGTCACCGCCGCGGATATCGCGCGGCTCGCCGGAGTGGGTCGCGCCGCCGTCAGCAACTGGCGCCGCAGGCATGCCGACTTCCCCAAACCGGTCGGCGGCACCGAGACCAGCCCGGCCTTCGCGCTCGGTGAGGTCGAGGAGTGGCTGCGCGGCCAGGGCAAGCTCGCCGAGGTGCCCCTGAAGGAGCGCGTCTGGCAGCAGGTCGCCGGCCACCCGGAGGGCCCCGTCACCGCCCTGGTGCACGCGGGCTGCGCCCTCCTCCACCTCCACGACCGGCCCCTGGTCTGGCTGGAGTTGAGCGCCGCCACCGACGACGAGGGGCTGTCCCGGACCCTCCCCGAGGCGCTCGGGGCCGTCCTCGCCCCACGCTTCGGCCCGGCTCACGAACCCGCCGTGCCGCGGTTCACGGCCGCCGAGCTGCTGCCCTCGATCCCGCTGCTGCGCGCCGCCACCGAACTCGCCGCCGACCTGGGGGCGAAGCAGACCTTCGAGTTCCTGCTCGCCCGGCACCTCGACGCCAACCCCCGCCAGTACACGCTGACTCCGGGCGAACTGGCCGAGCTGATGGCCGAACTCGCCGGACCCGCCCGCTCGGTGCTCGACCCGGCCTGCGGCACCGGCGCCCTGCTGCGCGCCGTCGCCACCCGCCCCGGCCAGGAGCTGTACGGACAGGACAGCTCCCGCGAACTGGCCGCCCTCACCGCGCTCCGCCTCGCCCTGCGCTCCACGAGCACCATCCGCACGGCCCCCGGGGACAGCCTCCGCGCCGACGCCCACGCACACCTCAGGGCCGAGGCCGTGCTGTGCCACCCACCGTTCAACGAGCGCAACTGGGGCCATGACGAACTCGCCTACGACCCCCGCTGGGAGTACGGCTTCCCGGCCCGTACCGAGTCCGAACTCGCCTGGGTGCAGCACGCGCTGGCCCGTCTGGAGGACGGCGGCACGGCCGTCCTGCTGATGCCGCCGGCCGCCGCGAGCCGCCGCTCGGGGCGCCGTATCCGCGCCGACCTGCTGCGCCGGGGCGCCCTGCGCGCGGTCATCGCCCTGCCGGTCGGCGCGGCACCCCCGTACAACATCCCGCTGCTCCTGTGGGTGCTGCGCCGGCCCGGCAAGGCGTCCGTGCCGCCCGAGTTGCTGCTCGTCGACAGCGGGCGGCTGATGCCCGAGGGACGGAGCGGGTTCGACTGGGCGGCGGTGCGCGCCGCCGTGCTCGACGCCTGGCGGCCGTTCGACCGGACGGGCCGGGTGACGGAACGGCCGGGGCTCAGCCGTTCGCTGCCGGTCATCGAACTGCTGGACGACGACGTGGACCTGGCCCCCGCCCGGCATCTGCCGCCCCCGGCCGCGGGCGGCGGCGCCGACGAACTGGCCGCCGTACGCGAACGCCTGGGCGAGACCCTCCGGTTGACCGCCGACCTGACACCCCCGCTCACCCAGGAGGAGCAGCCCGCGCGCTGGCCGCTCACCACGGTCGGTGAACTCGCGCGCGGGGGAGCCCTGGTGCTGCGCACGGGCGGAACCGGCCCCCACGCGCGCGTGCTCACCGATCACGACGTCCTGTCCGGCACGGCACCCTCGGGAACACTGCCGGAGACCGGCGAGCCCCCCGTGTTCGTGGAACAGGGCGATGTCGTGGTCCCCGTTCTCGGCGGTGGCGGGGTCGCGCGCGTGATCGACGAGGAGACCGCGGGCGCCGCCCTCGGCCGCAACCTCACCCTGCTGCGCCCCGACGGGGACGCGCTCGACGCGTGGTTCGTCGCCGGGTTCCTGCGCGGCACCGCCAACAGCCGCCAGGCCAGCAGCTATGCCTCCACCGCGACCCGCCTCGACGTGCGCCGCCTCCAACTGCCCCGGCTCCCGCTGGACCAGCAGCGGCGCTACGGCGAACGGTTCCGCGCCCTCGCCGCCTTCGAGGACGCCCTCCGCCAGGCCGGCCGCCTCGGCGAACGCCTGGTGCGCGGTATGTACGACGGTCTGACGGACGGTTCGGTCGCCCCGGACTGA